In one Hypanus sabinus isolate sHypSab1 chromosome 11, sHypSab1.hap1, whole genome shotgun sequence genomic region, the following are encoded:
- the LOC132401976 gene encoding guanine nucleotide-binding protein G(I)/G(S)/G(O) subunit gamma-12-like, producing MASTNNIAQAARTVQQLKKESNIERIKVSKASADLVRYCEEHAKNDPLLMGIPTSENPFKDKKPCIIL from the exons ATGGCTAGCACAAACAACATAGCACAAGCAGCAAGGACAGTTCAGCAGCTTAAAAAAgagtcgaatattgaaaggataaAG GTATCAAAGGCTTCAGCAGATCTTGTGCGCTACTGTGAAGAACATGCCAAGAATGACCCTCTGCTTATGGGCATCCCAACTTCAGAAAATCCCTTCAAAGACAAGAAGccttgtattatattgtag